From one Suicoccus acidiformans genomic stretch:
- a CDS encoding ABC transporter substrate-binding protein, whose protein sequence is MRKLLQATGIILVASALLLLMQKWLMPTAAPVAGANNTIYFYNWGDYIDPDILAQFEEETGYRVVYETFDSNEAMMTKVAQGGTPYDLIVPSEYTIEMMRDEGLLMPLDHSKIVGLENLDPRFMDQAFDPGNEYSIPYFWGTLGIIYDTRKYSPEDVAQWRNLWEPKFKNDILIYDGARESLGIGLLANGHSLNTKDDAILHKVARDLTGFMANVKGILADEIKMYLVQEEVGVGITFSGEAAMALEENENLAYHLPAEGSNIWFDNLAIPASAQNPEGAYALINYLLEPEIAAQNADYIWYSSPNQAAYDLIDPKAREDEMLYPDDEEIARLEAFQDLGQETTILYNDLFLELKLAP, encoded by the coding sequence ATGCGTAAATTACTTCAAGCCACAGGAATAATCCTTGTCGCAAGTGCCCTCCTCTTGCTTATGCAAAAGTGGTTAATGCCCACCGCTGCGCCGGTTGCCGGAGCGAACAATACGATTTACTTTTATAACTGGGGGGATTATATCGATCCAGACATTCTCGCCCAATTTGAAGAAGAGACAGGTTACCGCGTCGTGTATGAAACCTTTGACTCCAATGAAGCCATGATGACCAAAGTCGCCCAAGGCGGAACCCCATACGACTTAATCGTTCCGTCAGAATACACCATCGAGATGATGCGCGACGAAGGCCTACTCATGCCCCTAGACCATAGCAAAATAGTTGGCCTTGAAAACCTAGATCCTCGCTTTATGGACCAAGCTTTCGACCCAGGCAACGAGTACTCCATCCCCTACTTCTGGGGGACCCTAGGCATTATTTATGACACACGCAAATATAGCCCAGAAGACGTAGCCCAATGGCGCAATCTCTGGGAACCTAAATTCAAAAATGATATTCTCATTTACGACGGCGCCCGTGAAAGCCTAGGCATCGGTCTTTTGGCAAATGGACATTCCCTAAACACCAAAGACGACGCAATCTTACACAAAGTAGCCCGCGATTTAACTGGCTTTATGGCTAACGTCAAAGGCATTCTTGCTGACGAAATCAAGATGTACCTCGTCCAAGAAGAAGTTGGTGTAGGAATCACCTTCTCGGGTGAAGCCGCCATGGCCTTGGAGGAAAACGAAAACCTAGCCTACCACCTACCAGCTGAAGGTAGCAATATTTGGTTCGATAACCTAGCCATTCCAGCCAGCGCCCAAAACCCAGAAGGCGCCTACGCTTTAATCAACTACCTACTAGAACCTGAAATTGCCGCCCAAAATGCCGACTACATTTGGTATTCTAGCCCGAATCAAGCTGCTTACGACCTTATCGATCCCAAAGCACGCGAAGACGAAATGCTGTACCCAGACGACGAAGAAATCGCCCGACTGGAAGCCTTTCAAGATTTAGGCCAAGAGACGACCATCTTATACAATGATTTATTCCTAGAATTGAAATTAGCGCCTTAG
- a CDS encoding ABC transporter permease, translating into MQRSNSLLAKIYLVLIFLILYAPIVYLIVYSFNSGGTMNEFTGFTMEHYQNLFADKRLLSIVLDTLLVALLSAFVATVIGTAGAIYIYSVRRPKQREHLMSGNNLLMVMPDVIIGASFLILFTYILPVPLGFWSVLLSHIAFNIPIVVLMVLPRLYAMNPSMLLAAEDLGASFGQILDRVILPNISSGILTGFFMALTYSLDDFAVTFFVTGGGFTTLAVEVYSRARRGVSLEINALSTLMFLLSLVLVVLYYSIQMRDARSNKGGRSHA; encoded by the coding sequence ATGCAACGCTCAAATTCCCTCCTGGCAAAAATATACCTAGTGCTAATCTTCCTTATTTTATACGCACCGATAGTGTATTTAATTGTCTATTCCTTTAACTCGGGTGGCACGATGAATGAGTTTACCGGCTTTACCATGGAGCATTACCAGAATCTTTTCGCCGATAAGCGCTTGCTGTCAATTGTCTTAGATACACTTCTCGTGGCACTTCTATCAGCCTTTGTGGCGACTGTGATTGGCACTGCCGGTGCAATTTACATCTATTCCGTTCGTCGTCCAAAACAAAGAGAACACTTAATGTCTGGAAATAACTTATTAATGGTTATGCCTGACGTTATTATTGGGGCATCCTTTTTGATTCTCTTTACTTATATCTTGCCCGTACCTTTAGGTTTCTGGTCCGTCTTATTGTCACATATTGCCTTTAATATACCGATTGTTGTCTTGATGGTCCTACCGCGTTTATATGCTATGAACCCTTCCATGCTCTTGGCTGCAGAAGATTTAGGGGCATCGTTTGGACAAATCTTAGACCGCGTTATTTTGCCGAATATCTCTTCTGGGATTCTAACGGGCTTCTTCATGGCCTTGACCTATTCCCTAGACGACTTCGCCGTGACTTTCTTTGTCACCGGAGGTGGCTTTACCACCTTGGCTGTTGAAGTTTATTCCCGGGCTCGTCGCGGGGTATCCCTAGAAATCAACGCCCTTAGCACACTCATGTTCCTTCTGTCACTGGTTCTGGTTGTCCTATATTACAGCATTCAAATGCGGGATGCCCGGTCAAATAAAGGAGGTCGCAGCCATGCGTAA
- a CDS encoding ABC transporter permease, whose translation MNKSYQRLSVPYYLWLIVFVVGPILLLVYQSFFDIHGNVTLGNYIKYFTSWNYMQMTLNSFLFAFLITLLTLVVAYPFAYFMTRSKRKDLWLLLVILPAWVNLLLKAYAFIGILSKDGWIASTLASLGFFEEGFLFSNTAFIFVAAYVELPFMIQPLYQALDAIPERYIIASQDLGASAWQTFHRIIWPLSMDGVRSGVQTVFIPSLSMFLITRLIGGNRIITLGTAVEQHYLVTQDWGMGSTIGVILVLLMFLIMNLTKDRKKGVA comes from the coding sequence ATGAATAAGTCATACCAACGCTTGTCTGTGCCTTACTATCTTTGGCTAATTGTCTTTGTTGTCGGGCCTATCCTACTTTTGGTATATCAGTCATTTTTTGATATTCATGGGAATGTGACATTAGGTAATTACATCAAGTACTTCACCAGTTGGAATTACATGCAGATGACTTTGAATTCCTTCTTATTTGCCTTCTTAATTACCTTGTTAACGCTGGTTGTGGCCTACCCCTTCGCGTATTTCATGACCCGCTCCAAACGTAAGGATTTGTGGCTTTTATTGGTCATACTGCCAGCTTGGGTAAATCTTTTGCTCAAAGCTTATGCCTTTATCGGCATCCTTTCCAAAGATGGCTGGATTGCAAGCACGCTGGCTTCACTTGGATTTTTCGAAGAGGGCTTTCTCTTTAGTAATACGGCTTTTATCTTTGTCGCAGCTTATGTGGAGTTGCCCTTTATGATTCAGCCCTTGTATCAGGCTTTGGATGCGATTCCCGAGCGCTATATTATTGCTAGCCAAGACTTGGGTGCTTCTGCTTGGCAGACTTTCCACCGGATTATCTGGCCCCTATCCATGGACGGCGTTCGCTCAGGTGTGCAGACGGTCTTTATTCCGTCGCTCTCGATGTTTCTTATTACCCGCCTTATTGGAGGAAATCGCATCATTACACTCGGTACGGCGGTTGAACAGCATTACCTTGTCACCCAAGACTGGGGGATGGGTTCGACGATAGGGGTTATCTTGGTGCTCTTGATGTTCCTCATCATGAACCTTACCAAAGACCGCAAGAAAGGGGTGGCCTAA
- a CDS encoding ABC transporter ATP-binding protein, giving the protein MRENLSNYSVVLEGVSKNYGDQQILKQVDLQLEQGKFYTLLGPSGCGKTTILNLIAGFTEASEGVIYLNNQRVNEVPANQRQVNTVFQNYSLFPHLNVYDNVAFGLAIQGRPKAEIQKEVDQALAMVELSGFQKRPIEALSGGQQQRVAIARAIVNKPDVLLLDEPFSALDMKLRKAMQVELRELQQSLGITFVFVTHDQEEALAMSDWIFVMEAGRIVQSGLPTDIYDEPVNRYVAEFIGESNILPATMVADYEVNFAGQTFACSDAGIPAGESVEVVIRPEDLQVTEPGQGVVDATVETVLFRGVFNELIAVDAQDYRWKVHTTARVEPEDFIGLNIGPHDIHVMRFNESEEAFDARIEQYSVGGESDE; this is encoded by the coding sequence ATGAGAGAGAACTTGAGCAATTACAGCGTGGTTTTAGAAGGGGTTTCCAAGAATTATGGAGATCAGCAGATTCTCAAGCAAGTGGATTTGCAGTTGGAGCAAGGGAAATTCTATACTTTGCTTGGACCTTCTGGCTGTGGCAAGACGACGATTTTGAATTTGATTGCAGGATTTACTGAAGCCTCAGAAGGTGTTATTTACCTGAACAATCAGCGGGTGAATGAGGTGCCGGCGAATCAACGGCAGGTGAATACGGTCTTTCAGAACTATTCCCTCTTCCCGCATTTGAATGTGTATGATAATGTCGCATTCGGTTTGGCGATTCAAGGTCGTCCTAAAGCCGAAATTCAAAAAGAAGTAGACCAGGCCTTGGCGATGGTGGAATTATCAGGTTTCCAAAAGCGTCCGATTGAAGCCTTGTCTGGTGGACAACAGCAACGCGTAGCGATTGCTCGAGCGATTGTGAATAAGCCGGATGTGCTCTTGCTGGATGAGCCCTTCTCGGCCTTAGATATGAAATTGCGCAAGGCTATGCAGGTGGAGTTGCGGGAGTTGCAACAAAGCCTTGGTATTACCTTCGTATTTGTCACCCATGACCAAGAGGAAGCTCTGGCCATGTCGGATTGGATCTTCGTCATGGAAGCGGGTCGGATTGTGCAATCTGGCTTACCAACGGATATTTATGATGAGCCGGTCAATCGTTATGTGGCTGAATTTATTGGCGAGTCCAATATTCTTCCGGCAACCATGGTAGCTGATTATGAAGTCAATTTCGCTGGGCAAACTTTTGCCTGCTCGGATGCAGGGATTCCAGCCGGCGAGTCTGTTGAAGTGGTTATCCGTCCCGAGGACTTGCAGGTGACTGAGCCTGGCCAAGGCGTCGTGGATGCGACCGTGGAGACCGTGCTTTTCCGAGGGGTATTTAATGAGCTGATCGCGGTCGATGCCCAGGATTACCGCTGGAAAGTGCATACAACAGCGCGGGTTGAGCCAGAAGACTTTATTGGCTTAAATATTGGACCACATGATATTCATGTTATGCGCTTTAATGAGAGTGAGGAAGCCTTCGACGCGCGGATTGAGCAGTATAGCGTGGGAGGTGAGTCTGATGAATAA
- a CDS encoding nuclease-related domain-containing protein — MNHTLEEQLLHILNERCQLDDYTKRKLYSQEMGYRGEQAFQQILTACIPEHWRVLTDLTFHGANQRIQLDCIVIAPHCVFLFEIKNYQVEFHYRNGTLYGPNDIKIHDPFAQISRGEDILAPLLGGVPLISRNVYMSEHDIIHFGEACRDSYLKRWEVKAFLKNNLYGQKMLSPDKFAERLLPRTIPSHQGLEFECLEWVPQAKRGILCPQCFLEYTDKSRYKYICQNCNITESAEQALVRTICDYGIMHYQAPLRAYEIAEFCGPDVPYSWVLRTLNRHFERISNPSQNIYVNPLQRLTYWDKIPKFRYKRRK, encoded by the coding sequence ATGAACCATACACTTGAAGAACAACTACTTCACATTCTTAACGAACGATGCCAACTGGATGACTATACGAAACGTAAACTTTATTCACAAGAAATGGGCTACCGAGGTGAGCAGGCTTTTCAGCAAATACTGACTGCATGCATACCAGAGCATTGGCGTGTCCTCACAGATCTAACTTTTCATGGTGCCAATCAGCGAATTCAGCTGGACTGTATCGTGATTGCGCCACATTGTGTGTTTCTTTTTGAAATTAAGAATTACCAAGTCGAATTTCACTATCGAAACGGTACGCTTTATGGTCCGAATGATATTAAGATTCATGACCCTTTCGCCCAAATCAGTCGGGGCGAAGATATTCTGGCACCACTTCTCGGCGGAGTGCCTCTTATCAGTCGCAATGTTTATATGAGTGAGCACGACATTATCCACTTCGGCGAAGCTTGTCGCGACAGCTATCTCAAACGCTGGGAAGTTAAAGCTTTCCTCAAGAATAATCTCTATGGCCAAAAAATGCTCTCGCCCGATAAATTCGCAGAGCGATTACTCCCACGGACTATCCCATCGCACCAAGGGCTTGAATTCGAGTGCCTAGAATGGGTACCCCAAGCCAAACGCGGCATTCTCTGCCCTCAGTGCTTTCTGGAATACACCGACAAAAGCCGATACAAGTACATCTGTCAAAACTGCAACATTACCGAGTCCGCTGAACAAGCTCTCGTCCGCACCATCTGCGACTACGGCATCATGCACTACCAAGCACCACTCAGAGCCTATGAAATTGCAGAATTTTGCGGACCAGACGTTCCATACTCCTGGGTTCTCAGAACCCTCAATCGACACTTCGAAAGAATCTCAAACCCTTCGCAAAACATTTACGTCAATCCACTTCAGCGCTTGACGTATTGGGATAAAATACCAAAATTCCGCTACAAGCGCAGAAAATAG
- a CDS encoding LLM class flavin-dependent oxidoreductase has product MYRQNPHILPQIDTSQGIEFGIYTLGEWIANPHTGKRIPASQRIQEMIELGKLAEEAGMDIFLVGESHQEYFVSQSHMVILSAIAAMTERIKLASGATIIGAADPVRVFEDAATLDLISNGRMELLAGRASRFGIFELFGYDLDDYEALFDEKLALLLEINENERVTWEGQFRAPLNDIAIYPRPENESGGLPIWRAFGGSKESAIAAGTIGLPIYQAHVSGDAASWAENIQAYRTAAENAGFNPAELPVTASGFLYTREDGNQAMREAYPHLRDGLKLANDYAFPEQDFQQAKDPHSVLNVGEPQLIIDKILHQHELFDNQRFVAQIDFGGIAFDDVKRTLDILGETIVPAVKKHTRK; this is encoded by the coding sequence ATGTATAGACAAAACCCACATATTCTACCCCAAATCGATACCAGTCAGGGCATCGAATTTGGCATATATACCCTTGGTGAATGGATTGCAAATCCTCATACAGGCAAACGCATTCCTGCTAGCCAACGCATCCAAGAAATGATCGAACTCGGCAAACTTGCCGAAGAAGCCGGCATGGACATCTTCCTCGTTGGGGAGTCCCACCAAGAATACTTCGTTTCCCAATCACATATGGTAATTCTCAGCGCCATCGCTGCCATGACTGAGCGCATTAAATTAGCCTCTGGTGCAACTATTATTGGCGCAGCTGACCCAGTTCGTGTCTTTGAAGACGCTGCAACCTTGGATTTAATTTCTAACGGTCGAATGGAGTTACTAGCCGGACGCGCCTCACGCTTCGGTATTTTCGAATTATTCGGCTATGATTTGGATGATTATGAGGCACTTTTCGATGAAAAGTTGGCGCTATTATTAGAAATTAACGAGAACGAACGCGTGACCTGGGAGGGCCAATTCCGTGCGCCACTAAATGATATAGCCATCTATCCTCGGCCAGAGAATGAATCAGGCGGCCTACCGATTTGGCGCGCCTTCGGTGGATCAAAAGAGTCCGCCATCGCCGCAGGTACCATCGGTCTACCTATTTACCAAGCCCACGTATCCGGAGACGCTGCTTCTTGGGCGGAGAATATCCAAGCCTACCGGACAGCTGCCGAAAACGCCGGCTTTAACCCCGCTGAACTTCCAGTCACCGCTTCCGGCTTCTTATATACCCGAGAAGATGGTAACCAAGCCATGCGCGAAGCATACCCGCACTTACGTGATGGACTGAAATTAGCCAATGATTACGCCTTCCCTGAACAGGATTTCCAACAAGCGAAAGATCCCCACAGCGTCCTAAACGTTGGCGAGCCACAACTTATCATTGACAAAATTCTGCACCAGCACGAATTATTTGACAATCAACGCTTCGTAGCACAAATAGACTTCGGCGGCATTGCCTTTGACGACGTCAAACGCACCCTAGACATCCTCGGCGAGACCATCGTCCCAGCCGTCAAAAAACATACACGCAAATAA
- a CDS encoding VOC family protein: MGQELVEICLRVRDIDATLDFYTNLFDFKVDEERKYPDDGFDLIYLASPGASVRIELTYNYDADPYEVGNGFSHLGVTVDDLEAMHDVCKASPYETGDLRGLSGGTPSYFFVTDPDGYRIEVKRRK, encoded by the coding sequence ATGGGCCAAGAATTAGTTGAAATTTGCTTACGTGTTCGTGATATTGATGCGACGTTGGATTTCTATACGAATTTATTTGATTTTAAAGTGGATGAGGAACGTAAATACCCTGACGATGGCTTTGATTTGATTTACTTGGCGTCGCCGGGAGCATCGGTCCGCATTGAGTTGACTTATAATTATGACGCTGATCCATATGAAGTTGGGAATGGCTTCAGTCATCTCGGTGTGACGGTTGACGACTTGGAAGCGATGCACGACGTGTGTAAGGCTTCGCCTTATGAAACGGGTGACTTGCGCGGTTTATCAGGTGGGACACCTAGCTATTTCTTCGTGACCGATCCTGATGGTTATCGCATTGAAGTGAAGCGCCGGAAATAA
- a CDS encoding IS3 family transposase, producing MIAIRNLHEQTTYTLAIILKVLDFPKATYHYHLNRMNQPNKDKDFKNEILDIRKIHKDYGYRRVCAELRRRGHQIGKNKVQRLMKSLKLQVTSFTRKSRKYNSYKGDIGKTAPNRLKRRFTSTIPHQKIVTDTSKFRYYEADDSGQFQLRKLYLDPFIDLFNMEVVSYKISAQPNKTSMMAAFKEAVEATSDCEYRRTFHSDQGWAYQMNEYQELLKDNEIFQSMSRKGNCLDNAPAENFFGIMKQEMYYGNVYHSYEALEQAIHNYIRYYNEDRIKEKLGYLSPVEYKKHYASLSA from the coding sequence GTGATTGCCATCCGTAATCTCCATGAACAAACAACGTATACATTGGCTATTATTTTAAAGGTGCTTGATTTTCCTAAGGCTACTTATCATTATCATCTCAACCGAATGAATCAGCCGAACAAAGATAAAGATTTTAAAAATGAAATACTTGATATTCGCAAGATACATAAAGACTATGGTTATCGTCGTGTTTGTGCTGAATTACGGCGACGTGGTCATCAAATCGGCAAAAATAAAGTACAGCGACTGATGAAGAGCTTGAAGTTACAAGTAACATCCTTTACTCGTAAATCACGCAAATACAACTCCTATAAAGGAGATATTGGAAAAACCGCACCTAATCGCTTAAAACGCAGATTTACCAGCACAATTCCTCATCAGAAGATTGTCACCGATACGAGTAAATTTAGATATTATGAAGCGGATGATTCAGGACAATTTCAACTGAGAAAGTTATATTTGGATCCATTTATTGATTTATTCAATATGGAAGTTGTGAGCTATAAAATTTCAGCTCAACCAAACAAAACATCTATGATGGCAGCATTTAAAGAAGCAGTCGAGGCAACAAGTGACTGTGAATATCGACGTACTTTTCACTCAGATCAAGGTTGGGCCTATCAAATGAATGAATATCAGGAATTATTGAAAGATAATGAAATCTTTCAGAGTATGTCACGCAAGGGGAACTGCCTAGATAATGCACCGGCAGAAAACTTCTTTGGCATCATGAAGCAAGAAATGTATTACGGGAATGTGTATCATAGTTATGAAGCGTTAGAACAAGCAATCCACAACTATATAAGATACTACAATGAAGATCGAATCAAGGAAAAGCTTGGGTACCTGAGTCCTGTGGAATATAAGAAGCATTATGCTTCCTTAAGCGCCTAA
- a CDS encoding helix-turn-helix domain-containing protein, producing MSKYNLEIKLQVVADYEAGAGSYKQLAKKYQIGKSDIKRWIHNYQDFGIEGLHIKTTKRHYTVETKLNAIELYVNTTLSYREVGKQFGINNPSLIANWLRTFKREGIDGLSKSLGRPPTMSKQKKDQPKQNSVSLENENDALKKIIEEQEARITQLDIENKFLKELRRLREADKRQPDNKQ from the coding sequence ATGAGCAAATATAATTTAGAGATTAAGCTTCAAGTTGTTGCAGACTATGAAGCAGGAGCTGGAAGCTACAAACAACTTGCAAAGAAATATCAAATAGGCAAATCTGATATTAAACGATGGATCCACAACTACCAGGATTTTGGTATAGAAGGACTTCACATAAAAACGACTAAGCGTCATTATACTGTCGAAACGAAGTTAAATGCGATAGAATTATACGTGAATACAACGTTAAGCTATCGCGAAGTCGGGAAACAATTTGGTATAAATAATCCAAGTTTGATCGCCAATTGGTTACGGACATTCAAGAGAGAGGGTATCGATGGCTTATCTAAATCACTAGGGAGGCCACCAACCATGTCAAAACAAAAGAAAGATCAACCTAAACAAAATTCAGTATCTCTGGAGAACGAAAACGACGCTTTAAAGAAAATCATTGAAGAACAAGAGGCACGCATTACACAGCTAGATATTGAGAACAAATTTTTAAAAGAATTGAGGAGATTGCGGGAAGCAGACAAGCGGCAACCAGACAACAAACAGTGA
- the pepV gene encoding dipeptidase PepV, protein MTDFEAVNWLEEVTKRQDELLADLFHLLRIDSVRNDEKADADNPVGPGPRKAMEEFLKLAERDGFQTEQFGPWAGRVEIGEGDELFGILGHMDVVPVGTGWDTDPFEPEIIDGKIFARGSSDDKGPTVAAYFALKLLRDMGATFNKRIHLIVGTDEESGWQCMDYYFDHAEMPDFGFSPDATFPIINGEKGNVSAELTVQAGTQQEGDLALEHFAAGLRPNMVPQDAQAELTIEAAGFDGGAFLRAYNTYLDNHDLQGEASIQDGTISMDLVGKSAHGSTPEKGVNAGTHLARFLAGFTYTANGADEFLRFLGEIVHGNFDGASLGVDHEDAVMGEVSMNVGIMEFAPAKGGHIDINFRYPKGTNPDQMLEHIQDRLLQFSQIEVTMGEFKKPHYVPADDPLVATLLEVYHKQTGLEPHEQVIGGGTYARLMPRGVAYGALFPDSTDTMHQANEFLALDDLLRATAIYAEAIYRLSR, encoded by the coding sequence ATGACAGATTTTGAAGCAGTGAATTGGCTGGAAGAAGTAACCAAGCGTCAAGATGAATTATTGGCGGATTTGTTCCATCTTCTGCGTATTGATTCTGTGCGGAATGATGAGAAGGCAGATGCGGATAATCCGGTAGGTCCGGGACCGAGAAAGGCGATGGAGGAGTTTCTTAAGTTAGCTGAGCGAGATGGTTTTCAGACTGAGCAATTTGGTCCATGGGCTGGTCGCGTAGAAATTGGCGAGGGCGATGAACTCTTTGGTATTCTAGGTCACATGGATGTGGTGCCGGTTGGAACCGGTTGGGATACCGATCCATTTGAGCCAGAAATCATCGATGGTAAGATATTTGCCCGGGGTTCTAGCGATGATAAGGGACCGACGGTGGCAGCGTATTTCGCCTTGAAGCTTTTGCGTGATATGGGGGCGACTTTTAATAAGCGTATCCATCTAATTGTCGGCACCGATGAGGAGAGTGGTTGGCAGTGTATGGATTATTACTTCGACCATGCCGAGATGCCGGACTTTGGCTTTTCGCCAGATGCAACCTTCCCAATTATTAATGGGGAGAAGGGGAATGTGTCAGCTGAATTGACGGTACAGGCAGGTACCCAGCAAGAAGGGGATTTAGCTCTGGAACATTTCGCAGCTGGCTTGCGACCTAATATGGTTCCTCAAGATGCCCAAGCTGAATTGACGATTGAGGCTGCTGGTTTTGATGGGGGAGCTTTCTTGCGGGCTTACAACACCTATCTCGATAATCATGACTTGCAAGGGGAAGCCAGTATTCAAGATGGCACAATTAGCATGGATCTTGTCGGCAAATCTGCTCACGGTTCAACGCCCGAAAAAGGGGTCAACGCTGGAACACATCTGGCTAGATTCTTAGCTGGATTTACCTATACAGCGAATGGAGCAGACGAATTTCTGCGCTTCTTAGGTGAAATCGTTCATGGCAACTTTGACGGAGCGAGCCTGGGCGTTGATCACGAGGATGCTGTTATGGGTGAAGTGTCAATGAACGTTGGTATTATGGAGTTCGCCCCCGCTAAAGGTGGACATATTGATATTAACTTCCGCTATCCAAAAGGTACCAATCCTGACCAGATGTTGGAGCATATTCAAGACCGTTTATTGCAATTCTCCCAAATTGAAGTGACAATGGGCGAATTCAAAAAACCGCATTATGTTCCAGCAGATGATCCCCTGGTAGCCACTTTACTAGAGGTTTACCATAAGCAAACCGGGCTGGAACCGCATGAGCAGGTCATTGGGGGTGGCACCTATGCCCGCTTAATGCCACGTGGGGTAGCTTACGGTGCGCTCTTCCCAGATTCGACAGATACCATGCATCAAGCCAATGAATTCTTAGCCCTTGACGATTTACTAAGAGCTACCGCAATTTATGCTGAGGCTATTTATCGCTTAAGTCGGTGA
- a CDS encoding TrmH family RNA methyltransferase, whose translation MQEEFISSKQNAKVKNWRKLKTAKGRKQQGLYMIEGEHLIEEAVRSGVYLEAIILNETYEGAYPTGFSTYRLAAHVFESLAETDSPQGILAILGAQSRFNAAEDFQQLLAKPGDAINRWLLVDGVQDPGNLGTIIRTADAAGYRGVVLGTGTVDLYNDKVLRSTQGSHWHIEVVELPIETAMQTLQGAGIPVLATALHREARDYRTLDYAAGAPLALVVGNEGQGVQAKLIEQANLSVFIPMPGQAESLNVAVATGILLFAL comes from the coding sequence ATGCAAGAAGAATTCATCTCGTCTAAGCAGAATGCGAAAGTTAAGAACTGGCGTAAGCTAAAAACCGCTAAAGGCCGCAAACAACAGGGTTTGTATATGATCGAAGGTGAGCACCTGATTGAGGAAGCGGTCCGAAGTGGCGTATATCTGGAAGCGATTATCTTAAATGAAACTTATGAAGGAGCTTATCCGACAGGTTTCTCGACTTATCGGCTCGCGGCGCATGTGTTTGAAAGCCTGGCGGAGACTGATTCCCCCCAAGGTATTCTAGCTATTCTAGGGGCCCAATCACGTTTCAATGCTGCTGAAGACTTCCAACAGTTGTTGGCCAAGCCTGGTGACGCCATTAATCGCTGGTTGCTCGTTGATGGCGTTCAAGACCCGGGGAATCTTGGCACCATCATTCGAACAGCCGATGCTGCTGGTTATCGGGGCGTCGTCTTAGGGACAGGTACGGTTGATTTGTATAATGATAAAGTTCTGCGCTCTACCCAAGGCTCGCATTGGCATATCGAAGTGGTAGAACTTCCAATAGAGACGGCCATGCAGACTTTGCAAGGAGCGGGTATTCCAGTCCTTGCTACGGCGCTTCACCGGGAAGCGCGTGACTACCGCACCTTGGATTATGCTGCCGGTGCGCCCTTAGCTCTTGTTGTTGGTAATGAAGGCCAGGGCGTGCAGGCGAAACTTATTGAGCAGGCGAATCTATCCGTCTTCATTCCCATGCCCGGCCAGGCCGAGTCTTTAAATGTAGCCGTTGCAACCGGTATTCTGCTTTTTGCCTTGTAG
- a CDS encoding HD domain-containing protein, which yields MALNWREDREYLALVEDLLATEEVQRLESYVHHKVTNRLAHSISVSYRSYRWAKKLGLDTRAIARAGLLHDLFFYESADKGKVGGKGHNFEHPRIALENARKLTEISDLEADIILKHMCGATFDIPKYKESWIVTLMDKESAICEFFTGVKERAQAERNVTVEALSYFFAPLRVSTVVDEATLNYYTKY from the coding sequence ATGGCATTGAATTGGCGTGAAGACCGTGAGTATCTAGCTTTGGTAGAAGATTTGCTCGCAACTGAAGAAGTTCAAAGACTCGAATCCTATGTGCATCATAAAGTAACGAATCGATTGGCTCACTCCATTTCCGTATCTTATCGGAGCTATCGGTGGGCTAAGAAATTAGGCCTGGATACTCGGGCCATCGCTCGGGCGGGCTTATTGCATGACTTGTTCTTCTATGAAAGTGCCGACAAAGGGAAAGTCGGTGGTAAAGGGCATAATTTCGAGCATCCGCGTATTGCTTTGGAGAATGCACGCAAGTTGACGGAAATTTCTGATTTGGAAGCGGATATTATTCTCAAGCATATGTGCGGGGCAACCTTTGATATACCTAAATATAAAGAGAGCTGGATTGTGACGTTAATGGATAAAGAAAGCGCAATTTGTGAATTCTTTACTGGCGTCAAAGAGCGTGCCCAAGCTGAACGGAACGTTACAGTAGAAGCGTTGTCTTACTTTTTCGCTCCACTTCGTGTATCAACAGTGGTTGACGAAGCAACGTTAAATTATTATACTAAGTACTAA